From the Ruania alkalisoli genome, one window contains:
- a CDS encoding DUF4333 domain-containing protein — translation MKMTRQILAMTALPLALGLGLVGCSGSTTVDESEVESMTADQLEQMVGTRPNIDCPGDLEAEVGATLQCVLSADGDTNEYAVDLTVTSVEDGVANWDFQVADTPM, via the coding sequence AGATGACACGACAGATCCTGGCTATGACTGCGCTTCCCCTTGCCCTCGGGCTCGGCCTCGTGGGGTGCAGCGGGAGCACCACCGTGGATGAGTCAGAGGTGGAGTCCATGACCGCCGATCAGCTCGAGCAGATGGTGGGCACACGGCCCAACATCGATTGCCCCGGTGACCTGGAAGCCGAGGTCGGTGCGACGCTGCAGTGCGTGCTCTCCGCGGATGGCGATACGAACGAGTACGCGGTGGACCTGACGGTCACCTCAGTGGAGGACGGCGTCGCGAACTGGGACTTCCAGGTGGCCGATACGCCGATGTGA